One stretch of Equus quagga isolate Etosha38 unplaced genomic scaffold, UCLA_HA_Equagga_1.0 HiC_scaffold_13344_RagTag, whole genome shotgun sequence DNA includes these proteins:
- the LOC124231950 gene encoding olfactory receptor 4A47-like, which translates to MEPRNNVTYFVLLGLKQNPKEQTVLFFMFLLFYILTMIGNMLIVVTVTFSKSLGSPMYFFLGSLSFMDVIYSSSISPKLISNLFFGENTISFQSCMAQLFTEHFFGGSEVFLLLAMAYDRYVTICKTLHYLVIMRQWVCIALLVVSWIGGFLHSVIQLSTIYGLPFCGPNVIDHFFCDMYPLLKLICTDTYVIGFLVAANGGLICTIVFLLLLISYGVILHSLKNLSQERKWKALQTCGSHITVVVFFFVPCIFMYMRPAKTFPIDKLLSVFYTVITPMLNPLIYTLRNSEMTNAMKKLLRRNVISCG; encoded by the coding sequence ATGGAACCAAGGAACAATGTGACTTACTTTGTCCTCTTGGGTCTCAAGCAGAATCCAAAGGAGCagacagttcttttttttatgttcttGCTCTTCTATATTTTGACCATGATAGGCAACATGCTCATTGTTGTGACTGTAACTTTCAGTAAGAGCCTGGGCTCACCAATGTACTTTTTTCTTGGTAGCTTGTCATTTATGGATGTCATTTATTCCTCATCTATATCCCCCAAACTGATTTCAAACttgttctttggggaaaatacCATATCCTTCCAATCTTGTATGGCTCAGCTCTTCACAGAGCACTTTTTTGGTGGATCAGAGGTCTTTCTTCTGCTGgcgatggcctatgaccgctatgtgacCATCTGTAAGACTTTGCATTATTTGGTTATCATGAGGCAATGGGTGTGCATTGCACTGCTGGTAGTCTCCTGGATTGGAGGTTTTCTGCACTCAGTAATTCAACTTAGCACTATTTATGGGCTCCCATTCTGTGGCCCCAATGTCATTGATCATTTTTTCTGTGACATGTACCCCTTATTGAAACTCATCTGTACTGACACCTATGTCATTGGATTCTTAGTTGCGGCCAATGGTGGATTGATCTGCACTATTGTATTTCTCCTCTTACTCATCTCTTATGGTGTCATCTTGCACTCTTTGAAGAATTTAAGTCAGGAAAGGAAGTGGAAAGCCCTCCAGACCTGTGGTTCCCATATCACTGTGGTTGTCTTCTTCTTTGTTCCCTGTATTTTCATGTATATGAGACCTGCTAAGACCTTTCCCATTGACAAATTACTGAGTGTGTTTTACACAGTCATAACCCCCATGCTGAACCCATTAATCTACACTCTGAGAAATTCAGAAATGACTAATGCTATGAAGAAGCTCTTGAGAAGAAATGTCATATCCTGTGGTTAA